The genomic segment TGTGCTGTCTTTACGCAGACTTGAATATTTCGGTCATATGGATGAGTTTCAAATACTGCAAGGAACCTCATATCCTCTGGTGATCCTGGTGACTGCGGAAGTACGCCAATGAAAAGTTTCTCAGCAAGCAACCACGCATCGGCTATGTTTTGAAGTGGGTTCCATGTG from the Brevibacillus brevis genome contains:
- a CDS encoding BC1872 family protein, whose amino-acid sequence is MNPYWVKYHQQTDSWSKEAPYTWNPLQNIADAWLLAEKLFIGVLPQSPGSPEDMRFLAVFETHPYDRNIQVCVKTAQEAICRAALETVA